A stretch of [Clostridium] innocuum DNA encodes these proteins:
- the thiM gene encoding hydroxyethylthiazole kinase yields the protein MYEKLWSLRKQLQHSHNLIHCITNPISMNDCANAVLALGAKPIMAQHPMECEQITACSKALALNLGNFDDSRAIAMKKSLHCANENGIPVIIDMVGAGCSDLREAFAEKLLHEGKFSILKGNLSELKAVSGRDSHALGIDVGDDDREAPAKSAEWLAELARKYGTTVLCSGEVDILTDGKQIYFVENGDSMMTLCTGTGCMLNVIAAAFLSVTETALDAALAACITFELAAEKSVSITEGPGSFHASLFDSLYEINALDFAKARIRREL from the coding sequence ATGTACGAGAAACTCTGGAGTCTGAGAAAACAGCTGCAACACAGTCATAATCTGATTCACTGCATCACCAATCCAATCAGCATGAACGATTGTGCAAATGCTGTACTGGCACTGGGAGCGAAGCCGATTATGGCACAGCATCCGATGGAATGTGAACAGATTACCGCATGCAGTAAGGCACTGGCACTGAATCTTGGTAACTTTGATGACAGTCGTGCGATTGCTATGAAGAAAAGTCTTCATTGTGCAAATGAGAACGGTATTCCGGTTATTATTGATATGGTTGGTGCTGGCTGCAGTGACCTGCGTGAAGCGTTTGCAGAGAAGCTGTTGCATGAAGGTAAATTCTCCATTTTAAAAGGTAATCTTTCCGAGCTGAAGGCAGTTAGTGGCCGCGACAGTCATGCTCTGGGGATTGATGTGGGTGATGATGATCGGGAAGCTCCTGCAAAGAGTGCTGAATGGCTGGCTGAGCTTGCACGCAAATATGGTACTACTGTCTTGTGCAGTGGAGAGGTGGATATTCTAACGGATGGAAAGCAGATATATTTTGTAGAGAACGGGGATTCCATGATGACGCTTTGTACAGGAACAGGCTGTATGCTGAATGTGATTGCAGCAGCATTTTTATCCGTTACAGAGACTGCGCTTGATGCAGCATTGGCAGCGTGTATAACCTTTGAGCTGGCTGCGGAGAAAAGTGTTTCAATCACAGAGGGACCGGGCAGCTTTCATGCATCACTGTTTGATTCTTTATATGAAATAAATGCGCTGGATTTTGCGAAAGCAAGGATTAGGAGAGAGCTATGA
- the thiE gene encoding thiamine phosphate synthase — protein sequence MRFDLTLYLVSDSTGLSEEEFLRRLEQALRGGVTLLQLREKNRTTLEYYELARKVKKLTDAYGVPLMIDDRVDIALAVDAAGVHVGAEDMPVKEARRLMGPDKIVGATAKRVDTAMQAEADGADYLGVGAIYPTTTKVKTVLTSVETLQDICAHVSIPVGAIGGLNAENCEILKGTGIKGICVVSAIMKQENSYDAAKALKAKIMTICK from the coding sequence ATGAGATTTGATTTAACATTATATCTGGTAAGTGATTCAACAGGTTTATCAGAAGAGGAGTTTCTTAGACGACTTGAACAGGCGTTACGCGGCGGTGTTACTCTATTGCAGTTAAGAGAAAAAAACAGAACAACGCTGGAATACTATGAGCTTGCCCGCAAAGTAAAAAAGCTGACGGATGCTTATGGGGTACCGCTTATGATTGACGATCGTGTGGATATCGCTCTTGCAGTGGATGCGGCTGGCGTCCATGTCGGTGCAGAGGATATGCCAGTCAAAGAAGCACGCAGACTCATGGGGCCGGATAAAATTGTAGGTGCAACAGCGAAGCGTGTGGATACTGCCATGCAGGCAGAAGCAGATGGGGCTGATTATCTGGGAGTCGGCGCAATTTATCCGACTACGACAAAGGTGAAAACAGTATTAACCAGCGTGGAAACACTGCAGGATATCTGTGCACATGTTTCAATTCCGGTTGGTGCTATCGGTGGCTTGAATGCAGAGAATTGTGAGATTCTAAAGGGAACGGGTATTAAGGGAATCTGTGTTGTATCTGCTATTATGAAGCAGGAAAATTCCTATGATGCAGCGAAAGCATTAAAAGCTAAAATCATGACAATCTGTAAATAG
- a CDS encoding DUF523 domain-containing protein has translation MKLKKWYVCLAIVCIVCFGYIMYIMNPEFDDLKRFINPIYEGDKSYRVVNEENKDVTEAFIQDTRLYHTFKFYGKIKDYISDNNLTLSKDS, from the coding sequence ATGAAGCTGAAAAAATGGTATGTATGTCTGGCGATTGTATGCATTGTGTGCTTTGGTTATATAATGTACATTATGAATCCGGAATTCGATGATCTGAAAAGATTTATCAACCCTATTTATGAAGGAGATAAATCCTATAGAGTAGTAAATGAGGAAAATAAAGATGTTACAGAAGCCTTCATTCAAGATACAAGGCTATATCATACCTTTAAGTTTTACGGAAAAATTAAAGATTATATTTCTGATAACAATCTGACACTTTCCAAAGACTCCTGA
- a CDS encoding ABC transporter ATP-binding protein has translation MALIHCEDLTKRFHQGKQAITAVNHVSMDICPHKITAICSLSGCGKSTLLHMLGLLMKPDEGKIIINGQEVKEGKDLPAIRNESFGYIFQEYALMEQDTVMENIALPFVYSKKKIPETKQQTILSSLSEALGIQQLLKKKAHDLSGGERQRTAIARALVNNPSILLADEPTGALDAENSERVFQILLDLRKQEKAIVFVTHNMELAKRCDTVYTMKDGCIAGIHTN, from the coding sequence ATGGCACTCATACATTGTGAAGATTTAACAAAAAGATTTCATCAGGGAAAACAGGCAATTACAGCAGTTAATCATGTGAGCATGGATATCTGTCCGCATAAAATAACTGCAATTTGCAGTCTCAGCGGATGCGGAAAATCAACCCTGCTTCACATGCTCGGTCTGCTCATGAAGCCGGATGAGGGAAAAATCATCATAAACGGACAGGAGGTGAAAGAAGGAAAAGATCTTCCGGCGATACGCAATGAAAGCTTCGGATATATATTTCAGGAATATGCGTTAATGGAACAGGACACAGTGATGGAAAATATTGCATTGCCATTCGTATATAGTAAGAAGAAAATCCCGGAGACGAAACAGCAAACGATACTATCATCTTTGAGCGAAGCACTGGGAATACAGCAGCTTTTAAAGAAAAAAGCCCATGATCTTTCAGGTGGTGAACGCCAAAGAACTGCAATCGCAAGAGCGCTAGTCAATAATCCGTCGATACTGCTGGCGGATGAACCCACAGGAGCGCTTGATGCCGAAAATTCTGAACGCGTTTTTCAGATACTCTTAGACTTAAGAAAGCAGGAGAAGGCAATTGTATTTGTGACTCATAATATGGAATTGGCAAAGCGCTGCGATACTGTCTATACCATGAAGGATGGTTGCATAGCTGGCATACATACGAATTAA
- a CDS encoding ABC transporter permease, protein MGATRFVYICISFLLMFTVIMFLSLITCRNGVLDDIYQIRSGYKLLQIRETDTTHPLSGKQLYASIRETLNEDTDILIFVDDIGLGLYDPSHKLINAYGLPENTFQANSLSTDERYSYILKNSYLFEHPQLYKIETGTVLGAVKEIPSDHYLIYNLFSYSKLQGNLIVKGSDELLNIIRQNLDIHHYEYTEETFSYWSKLSGIINNPFFAYMLFSYVFVFIGLSYFIYHSFACKKREYFIKQALEASRKALLLENLREIFFLGFIGCIPALLFHHWIIQQLQLTFIRESIWINLFAMLISLLFLTAACILILFRNINKEGYLYE, encoded by the coding sequence ATGGGAGCAACTAGATTTGTATATATCTGTATATCTTTTCTGCTCATGTTTACCGTTATCATGTTTTTATCTCTGATCACATGCAGGAATGGTGTGCTGGATGACATATATCAGATACGCTCAGGCTACAAGCTTCTGCAAATCCGTGAAACAGATACCACACATCCACTTTCAGGGAAGCAGTTGTATGCTTCTATTAGAGAAACGCTGAATGAGGATACCGATATACTGATTTTTGTTGATGATATTGGTTTAGGATTGTATGACCCATCGCATAAGCTAATAAATGCGTATGGACTTCCTGAAAATACGTTTCAAGCAAACAGCCTTTCTACTGATGAGCGTTATTCCTATATCCTGAAAAATTCATATTTGTTTGAGCATCCTCAATTATATAAAATAGAAACAGGCACTGTTCTTGGAGCGGTGAAGGAAATCCCAAGTGACCATTATCTTATATATAATCTGTTCTCCTATTCCAAGCTTCAGGGAAATCTCATTGTCAAGGGTTCGGATGAGCTGTTAAATATTATACGACAGAATCTGGATATACATCATTATGAATACACTGAAGAGACCTTTTCCTATTGGAGTAAATTATCCGGCATCATCAACAATCCATTTTTTGCCTATATGCTGTTTTCCTATGTATTTGTTTTCATTGGTCTCAGCTATTTCATTTACCATTCCTTTGCATGTAAGAAAAGAGAATATTTTATAAAACAGGCGCTGGAAGCGTCCAGAAAAGCATTATTACTAGAAAATCTGCGTGAAATATTCTTTCTTGGCTTTATTGGCTGTATCCCTGCTCTTTTATTTCATCATTGGATTATACAACAGCTACAGCTGACTTTTATCCGTGAAAGCATCTGGATCAACCTGTTTGCAATGCTAATTTCCTTACTATTTCTAACAGCGGCGTGTATACTCATCCTTTTCAGGAACATCAACAAGGAGGGCTACCTTTATGAATAA
- a CDS encoding response regulator transcription factor → MGKRKLLLCDDELSYAEDIKKVIDDLYPDLYEIQTATDQSFDIDAQFDIYFLDIDMPSISGFDLAEKIHNRYPEALIVFLTTHEELSMEGYQYQAFRFISKLRLDSMLPRVLKALKEYFEQYDQMIYAKDENDATVPLLIKDITCLLAKGNYTDFNTEKNVFSKRIKVKEFLNSYKTEVFIPIERGLWVNMRHVKKYDPKTGVLFIQEGVHLTVTRKYKAEFLKQYIKRGTFCT, encoded by the coding sequence ATGGGGAAAAGAAAACTGTTATTATGTGATGATGAATTGTCATATGCTGAAGATATTAAGAAAGTGATCGATGATTTGTATCCTGATTTATATGAAATTCAGACAGCAACAGATCAAAGCTTTGATATTGATGCACAATTTGATATTTATTTTTTGGATATAGATATGCCTAGTATCTCAGGTTTTGATTTAGCAGAGAAAATTCATAATCGTTATCCGGAGGCATTAATTGTATTTTTGACTACACATGAAGAGCTTTCCATGGAAGGCTACCAATATCAGGCATTTCGATTTATAAGTAAATTACGTCTTGATAGTATGCTCCCCAGAGTATTAAAAGCGTTAAAAGAGTATTTTGAACAATATGACCAGATGATATATGCAAAAGATGAAAATGATGCCACTGTGCCATTACTGATTAAAGATATCACCTGTTTATTGGCAAAAGGTAATTATACGGATTTCAATACAGAAAAAAATGTGTTTAGTAAAAGAATCAAAGTGAAGGAGTTTTTGAATAGCTATAAGACAGAGGTTTTCATACCTATAGAAAGAGGTCTATGGGTAAACATGCGACATGTAAAAAAATATGACCCAAAAACAGGAGTATTATTTATACAGGAAGGTGTACACCTAACAGTAACAAGAAAATATAAAGCAGAATTTTTAAAACAATATATAAAAAGAGGCACTTTTTGTACTTAG
- a CDS encoding putative manganese-dependent inorganic diphosphatase, translating into MLNKEKIYITGHRHPDTDSIASAIAYAKLKQRQGFHAIACRLGPVNAETEYLLERFHMDLPMLFEDARATLDEIEIDGPLAISPQTTIMETLELMSEQNKQSYGVINAQGKLMGMVTKSDLATVGLGDTAVAIQLLQETPPEYIAKTVSGKMIYMDKAYHFNGKTSVIAIAETKLNNYELQDRLVIVGNDSEAQEAAIRKGAGILVAVWTEHIEDSVIALAKEYHCPIILSGHGTMNTSRYLFFSPPVKLLMKTDLVSFNKNEFVDEVGKKMLKSRYRSYPVIDDENHLIGYVSRYHILNQHNKKVILVDHNEYAQSVKSIEKADLLEVVDHHRVCDISTNRPISFRNEIIGSTASIITSIYLENQMSIPKDIAGLLLGAILSDTLKFKSPTTTAKDKGLARMLAEIAELDIDVFAKEMFKVSSNISNKTPRELLNQDIKKFEIDGRTVMISQVIAYQVSEAKEIEDTLQSEMVKFAQEKGLDLLVVAFTSILENGSVFYAAGDIADVVAEAFPNHFEEEHSFQEDILSRKNQIVPLLSRAIINSVH; encoded by the coding sequence ATGCTGAACAAGGAAAAAATATATATCACCGGTCACAGGCATCCGGATACGGATTCCATCGCATCCGCCATCGCCTATGCAAAACTCAAGCAGCGTCAGGGCTTTCATGCAATTGCCTGCCGCCTTGGTCCGGTGAATGCGGAAACTGAATATTTACTTGAACGCTTCCACATGGATTTGCCTATGCTGTTCGAGGATGCGCGCGCCACTCTGGATGAAATTGAAATTGACGGCCCGCTGGCAATCAGTCCGCAGACAACCATTATGGAAACACTGGAGCTGATGAGTGAACAAAACAAGCAGTCCTACGGTGTTATCAATGCACAGGGAAAACTGATGGGGATGGTTACCAAATCAGACCTCGCTACGGTTGGTCTGGGAGATACTGCTGTCGCTATTCAGCTTCTGCAGGAGACTCCGCCGGAATATATCGCGAAAACGGTGAGCGGGAAAATGATATACATGGATAAAGCGTATCATTTTAATGGAAAGACAAGCGTCATTGCGATTGCGGAAACAAAGCTTAACAACTATGAACTGCAGGACCGTCTTGTCATTGTAGGGAATGACTCGGAAGCACAGGAAGCAGCAATTCGCAAGGGAGCGGGAATCCTGGTTGCGGTATGGACAGAGCATATTGAAGACAGCGTGATTGCACTTGCGAAGGAATATCACTGTCCTATCATCCTCTCCGGGCATGGAACAATGAATACCTCCCGTTATCTGTTCTTTTCTCCGCCGGTCAAGCTGCTTATGAAAACCGATCTCGTCAGCTTTAACAAAAATGAATTTGTTGATGAGGTGGGAAAGAAAATGCTGAAATCAAGATACCGCAGCTATCCGGTGATTGATGATGAAAACCATCTGATCGGCTATGTTTCACGCTATCACATTTTGAATCAGCATAACAAGAAGGTTATTCTGGTGGATCACAATGAATATGCACAATCAGTGAAAAGTATAGAAAAGGCTGACTTGCTGGAGGTTGTGGATCATCACCGTGTATGTGATATTTCCACTAACCGGCCAATTTCCTTCCGTAATGAAATCATAGGCAGTACGGCATCCATCATAACTTCCATATATCTGGAAAATCAGATGAGTATACCTAAGGATATTGCCGGTCTGCTGCTTGGCGCAATACTCTCCGATACGCTGAAATTCAAATCACCGACAACAACCGCAAAGGATAAGGGACTTGCCAGAATGCTGGCAGAAATTGCGGAGCTGGATATCGATGTATTTGCGAAAGAGATGTTCAAGGTAAGCTCCAATATCAGTAACAAGACACCGCGTGAGCTGTTGAATCAGGATATCAAAAAATTTGAAATCGACGGCAGAACTGTCATGATCTCACAGGTGATTGCCTATCAGGTAAGTGAAGCCAAGGAAATCGAGGATACTCTGCAAAGCGAAATGGTGAAATTTGCACAGGAAAAAGGACTTGATCTTCTGGTTGTTGCATTTACGAGTATACTGGAGAACGGCTCTGTCTTCTATGCTGCCGGTGATATTGCGGATGTGGTCGCTGAGGCGTTTCCAAACCACTTTGAAGAAGAGCATAGCTTTCAGGAGGATATATTATCCAGAAAAAATCAGATTGTGCCATTGCTTTCCCGGGCAATCATCAATTCTGTACACTGA
- a CDS encoding DUF885 domain-containing protein yields the protein MNVKKITLLMLSAIMAFSFTGCSKKDSGEEQKKFDEFMKQEFVESMEQSYPNTHIILENPKDYGVDTSKTKVQIDKELNETTMKENKELNEKSAKAFKEFDRDTLSDEQKETYDIYSYMLDYTTEMNDSKFDYMSMPLESMTGMHTQLPTLFSDWTLRNEQDVKDVITLMKSVRPYMDSILAYTKKQEEKGTLMLDIKSVKEYCEKVVKEDVNSSVLTGLNESIDNLKLGDDKTKQYKAELKKAFQEYFLPAYSDIIKTMKELDSSKNNTLGLSHMKNGKEYYELLFKQATGTDKSIEDIKKELNSMSRSSLLAVQSVISKNKNLYDEYVNGKIKTKYKDFESMLKDLDKDIKDDFPSVGTLNYRIRPIGEDLASGGVAAYFNIPALDGTTPKQIRVNMMEDALDVQSLETFSTVAHEGIPGHMYQIAYAYKNVKDPWRNSMASFLGYTEGYATYTELYALKYLDGVSADAVKLQQNMVVYQDCLIALADIGIHYEGWTKEDLSNFLEENGLGVSDVSDFYNQLQANPTAFLSYYVGYVQIANLKKDAQEELKDKFNDRDFHEAILKSGAAPFHVVEENVKDYIESAK from the coding sequence ATGAACGTTAAGAAAATAACATTATTGATGTTATCTGCAATCATGGCTTTTTCATTCACCGGATGCTCAAAAAAGGATTCCGGAGAAGAACAGAAAAAATTTGATGAATTTATGAAGCAGGAATTCGTGGAATCTATGGAACAAAGCTATCCGAATACGCACATTATTCTGGAAAACCCAAAGGATTACGGAGTAGATACAAGCAAGACCAAGGTTCAGATCGATAAAGAACTGAATGAAACAACCATGAAGGAAAACAAGGAGCTGAATGAGAAATCCGCGAAGGCCTTCAAGGAATTTGACCGCGATACGTTAAGCGATGAGCAGAAGGAAACTTATGATATTTACAGCTACATGCTGGATTACACTACAGAAATGAACGATTCCAAGTTTGATTATATGAGTATGCCACTGGAATCCATGACAGGTATGCACACACAGCTGCCAACCCTGTTCTCCGACTGGACACTTCGCAATGAGCAGGATGTAAAGGATGTTATCACACTGATGAAATCAGTCCGTCCGTATATGGACAGTATTCTTGCCTATACGAAAAAGCAGGAAGAAAAAGGCACACTGATGCTGGATATCAAATCTGTAAAAGAGTATTGCGAGAAGGTTGTTAAGGAGGATGTAAACAGCAGTGTACTTACCGGGCTGAATGAAAGTATCGACAATCTGAAGCTTGGGGATGATAAGACAAAGCAGTACAAGGCTGAGCTGAAAAAAGCATTTCAGGAGTATTTCCTGCCTGCGTACAGTGATATCATCAAAACGATGAAGGAGCTGGATTCCTCTAAAAACAATACGCTGGGACTGAGCCATATGAAGAACGGAAAAGAGTATTATGAGCTTCTGTTCAAGCAGGCAACCGGCACGGATAAATCCATTGAGGATATTAAAAAAGAATTAAACAGTATGTCACGTTCATCCCTGCTTGCCGTACAGTCTGTGATCTCCAAAAACAAGAATCTGTATGATGAATATGTAAACGGAAAAATCAAAACTAAGTACAAGGACTTTGAAAGCATGCTGAAGGATCTTGATAAGGATATTAAGGATGACTTTCCATCCGTGGGAACACTGAATTATCGAATCAGGCCGATCGGTGAGGATCTGGCATCCGGCGGTGTTGCGGCTTACTTCAACATTCCTGCTCTGGATGGTACGACACCGAAACAGATACGCGTGAATATGATGGAGGATGCATTGGATGTACAGTCACTGGAAACCTTCTCTACCGTTGCGCATGAAGGGATTCCGGGACATATGTATCAGATTGCATATGCCTATAAGAATGTAAAAGACCCATGGAGAAACAGTATGGCAAGCTTCCTTGGTTATACCGAGGGCTATGCCACATATACCGAGCTGTATGCATTAAAGTATCTTGACGGTGTATCTGCGGATGCTGTAAAGCTGCAGCAGAATATGGTTGTCTATCAGGATTGCCTGATAGCTCTTGCCGATATCGGTATTCACTATGAAGGATGGACAAAGGAAGATTTATCAAATTTCCTGGAGGAAAACGGTCTTGGCGTTTCCGATGTCAGTGATTTCTATAACCAGCTGCAGGCAAATCCAACAGCATTCCTCTCTTATTATGTAGGATATGTCCAGATTGCCAATCTGAAGAAGGATGCACAGGAGGAACTAAAGGATAAATTCAATGACAGGGACTTCCATGAAGCAATTCTGAAAAGCGGTGCAGCACCATTCCATGTTGTTGAAGAAAATGTAAAGGACTATATAGAAAGCGCAAAATAA